The following proteins come from a genomic window of Paucidesulfovibrio gracilis DSM 16080:
- a CDS encoding autotransporter domain-containing protein, with protein MQPAKHGHAVNFDGSAIVGSLGGGPNKQAVRWTKNGGTWDEDVLDTGLIQGQNYGSEATGVSDDGSVVVGTRGITLNPRAWRWTEDSDLQELGLLHETKSSYSRATAVSGDGKVIVGRGDDQFGNDCAFRWTEDRGMQQLGEFYGGWESYPNAVDEDGDTIVGSAQTIDRDTRAFRWVAKDNSLHNIDNLEIQGVDSHYSEATDVSADGSIVIGNWEGRHDEHGMLYIPFRWSEEENNMIPLEQILWENGVEITQSLASADAISADGQTIIGTAVDNENNEHIYIMREQGITSPVDLSSSLLPMRQVSLTATSIAKSNSTALMDASHGALFNTTTGLSSGDEMPGRTRVWVVGTAISDSSFAGDDLGGEGGFGVTHHFANGFSIGGGIFAGNRSMETSHGGNQDISMFGPGLFVTYAPNSAGLRLEAGGTYHSMEMTLKRGYANGTASAQSKGDTEGNAYSLYGRVGWAQPISESFSILPFAQYTWQKVDIDGYTESGGPFPARFDDQTDEVTQSRLGLELQYAYSRNVELWTWAAWSHRFESEGASMSGEFTGLYSFDYGGETIDQDWGDTGIGAKWRPYLGFETFTRLGVGIESDNYIEPDLSLTLGMSWDI; from the coding sequence ATGCAGCCAGCAAAGCATGGGCATGCTGTCAACTTCGATGGGTCCGCCATCGTGGGATCCCTCGGGGGGGGACCGAACAAGCAGGCAGTACGCTGGACCAAAAACGGCGGTACATGGGACGAGGATGTGCTGGACACAGGCCTGATCCAAGGCCAGAACTATGGCTCCGAAGCAACTGGAGTCTCCGACGACGGGAGCGTCGTTGTCGGCACAAGAGGGATCACCCTTAACCCTAGGGCTTGGCGGTGGACCGAGGATTCCGACTTGCAAGAACTCGGTCTGCTTCATGAAACCAAATCGTCCTACTCCAGGGCAACCGCCGTGAGTGGAGATGGGAAGGTGATTGTAGGGCGCGGCGACGACCAGTTCGGCAATGACTGCGCCTTTCGATGGACCGAAGACCGGGGCATGCAGCAACTCGGTGAATTTTACGGCGGATGGGAATCCTATCCAAACGCGGTTGATGAGGACGGCGATACCATAGTAGGCAGCGCCCAAACCATTGATCGCGATACCAGAGCCTTCCGATGGGTCGCAAAAGACAACTCGCTGCATAATATCGACAACCTCGAAATACAGGGAGTTGATTCTCATTACTCAGAAGCAACGGATGTTTCTGCGGATGGCTCTATCGTTATCGGCAACTGGGAAGGGCGCCACGACGAACATGGGATGCTTTACATTCCCTTCCGCTGGTCCGAAGAAGAAAACAACATGATACCCTTGGAGCAAATCCTTTGGGAGAATGGTGTAGAGATTACGCAGTCGCTTGCATCAGCGGACGCCATCAGCGCGGATGGGCAAACCATCATCGGCACAGCGGTGGACAATGAGAACAACGAGCATATCTACATCATGCGGGAACAAGGCATCACCTCCCCGGTGGACCTCAGCAGTTCCCTCCTCCCCATGCGGCAGGTCAGCCTGACGGCAACCTCCATTGCCAAAAGCAACAGCACCGCCTTGATGGATGCTTCCCACGGGGCGCTGTTCAATACCACCACCGGTCTTTCCAGCGGTGATGAAATGCCCGGCCGGACCAGGGTCTGGGTGGTGGGTACGGCCATCAGCGACAGTTCCTTTGCCGGGGACGACCTCGGCGGCGAAGGTGGCTTCGGCGTAACCCACCACTTCGCCAACGGCTTCAGCATCGGTGGCGGCATCTTTGCAGGCAACCGTTCCATGGAGACCTCCCATGGCGGCAACCAGGACATCAGCATGTTCGGTCCGGGACTCTTCGTGACATACGCCCCGAATTCAGCCGGACTCCGACTCGAAGCCGGCGGCACGTACCACTCCATGGAGATGACCCTCAAACGCGGCTACGCAAACGGAACCGCCTCGGCGCAGTCCAAGGGCGACACCGAAGGCAACGCCTATTCCCTGTACGGCCGCGTTGGATGGGCGCAGCCCATTTCAGAGAGCTTTTCCATCCTTCCCTTTGCCCAATATACATGGCAAAAGGTCGATATCGACGGATACACCGAATCCGGCGGTCCCTTCCCGGCCCGGTTCGACGACCAGACGGATGAAGTCACCCAAAGTCGCCTGGGCCTGGAATTGCAATACGCCTACAGCAGAAACGTGGAACTCTGGACATGGGCCGCATGGTCCCACCGCTTTGAAAGCGAAGGCGCTTCCATGAGCGGGGAATTCACGGGATTGTACTCCTTCGATTACGGCGGGGAAACCATCGACCAGGATTGGGGCGATACCGGCATCGGCGCCAAGTGGCGTCCCTACCTCGGCTTCGAAACCTTCACACGGCTCGGAGTAGGGATCGAAAGCGACAACTACATCGAACCGGACCTCTCCCTGACCCTGGGCATGAGTTGGGATATCTGA